One genomic region from Stutzerimonas decontaminans encodes:
- a CDS encoding SUV3 family DEAD/DEAH box RNA helicase, which produces MAKAGGKQFKSIRLERLARFIDWATARYPDFNAKKHHQEKWFTPYIGYPIAGLGRAAKAFWLGLHGQAVDELLAEPAADELLDRVVSRDLGEILCSVDLFGSEKTFSLGSPPHLLEPEWALRLDDSPQRGDFAGNLKQAVQRYVRNRLQVLERPFAEMDEDERQRCLARIRPELSRLDEFLPHAVATLNEIRHELRYVVPLRRDSLVLELQRRIPAGQDHLLGATEVEAWKRKDREELQATFERMLELADGFDLQLLGHKRLTELFALEPGRMRKAIRAARREHEEKMAFAVLLENNPRFVHYHKLYPARRLTRRWTALLGPTNSGKTHRSIEAMAAAEHGIYLSPLRLMALENQERIESMGVPCSLVTGEEEIIREGATHFCCTVEEFARFRHQHWDVVVVDEVQMMADPQRGWAWVDALVSAHTPQLMMTGPALIEPSLRTLCDLCEDKLVVQRTKRLSPVEVARHATTLERLEPGSLLVAFSRKLVLELKGMLESAGKSVSVVYGALSPEVRREQARRFREGEADIMVATDAVGMGLNLPAHTLCFYTDEKFDGIQNRQLKVQEVKQIGGRAGRFGHHDSGEITALDPQTLKSIRRLFNSPDAPVDLSQFQVRPSIDHLSAISELMGEPSLLRAWLTFNRNINYGEAFISILPDELAEWIELIDDPKIPLWLRWTFACTPIRGGFDSPASQHAQRWIKRVAEGHAIPMPKLLLGADLAGLESTLHVVETYLHLARSLPEHFPEHDDGEAARKLLNDAITRELSRQRKPRAARRSGGRKAGRRR; this is translated from the coding sequence ATGGCCAAGGCCGGCGGTAAGCAGTTCAAATCCATCAGGCTCGAGCGTCTGGCGCGTTTCATCGACTGGGCGACGGCGCGCTATCCGGATTTCAATGCGAAGAAGCATCATCAGGAAAAGTGGTTCACGCCTTACATTGGCTATCCCATCGCCGGGCTCGGGCGCGCAGCCAAGGCGTTCTGGCTGGGGCTGCATGGGCAGGCGGTGGATGAACTGCTGGCCGAACCTGCCGCAGACGAGCTGCTCGATCGGGTCGTCAGCCGCGACCTCGGCGAGATTCTCTGCAGCGTCGATCTGTTCGGCAGCGAGAAGACCTTCAGCCTGGGCTCCCCGCCCCATCTGCTGGAACCTGAGTGGGCGCTGCGTCTGGACGACAGCCCGCAGCGCGGCGATTTCGCCGGCAACCTGAAACAGGCCGTGCAGCGCTACGTGCGCAATCGGCTGCAGGTGCTCGAACGGCCCTTTGCCGAGATGGATGAAGACGAGCGTCAGCGCTGTCTGGCGCGCATTCGACCGGAGCTGTCGCGACTCGACGAGTTCCTGCCGCATGCCGTCGCCACGCTCAACGAGATCCGCCACGAGCTGCGCTACGTGGTGCCGTTGCGACGCGACAGTCTCGTGCTCGAACTGCAGCGCCGCATCCCCGCTGGCCAGGATCATCTGCTCGGCGCGACCGAGGTCGAGGCTTGGAAAAGAAAGGACCGGGAGGAGCTGCAGGCCACCTTCGAGCGCATGCTCGAGCTCGCCGACGGCTTCGACCTGCAGCTGCTCGGGCACAAGCGCCTGACCGAACTCTTCGCGCTCGAACCCGGACGCATGCGCAAGGCGATCCGTGCCGCCCGCCGCGAGCATGAGGAGAAAATGGCGTTTGCCGTGCTGCTGGAGAACAACCCGCGCTTCGTCCACTACCACAAGCTCTACCCGGCCCGGCGCCTGACGCGCCGCTGGACCGCCCTGCTCGGCCCGACCAACAGCGGCAAGACCCACCGTTCCATCGAGGCGATGGCGGCGGCCGAGCATGGCATCTACCTGTCGCCGCTGCGGCTGATGGCGCTGGAGAATCAGGAGCGCATCGAATCGATGGGTGTGCCCTGCTCGCTGGTAACCGGCGAGGAAGAAATCATCCGCGAAGGCGCCACGCACTTCTGCTGCACCGTGGAGGAGTTCGCCCGTTTCCGCCATCAGCACTGGGACGTAGTGGTGGTCGATGAAGTGCAGATGATGGCCGACCCGCAACGCGGCTGGGCCTGGGTCGATGCCTTGGTCAGCGCGCACACGCCGCAACTGATGATGACCGGCCCGGCGCTTATCGAGCCCTCTTTGCGCACCCTCTGCGACCTCTGCGAGGACAAGCTGGTGGTGCAGCGCACCAAGCGCCTGTCGCCGGTCGAAGTCGCCCGCCATGCCACGACGCTGGAGCGCCTGGAACCCGGCTCGCTGCTGGTGGCGTTCAGTCGCAAGTTGGTGCTCGAACTCAAGGGCATGCTCGAAAGCGCCGGCAAGAGCGTCTCGGTGGTCTACGGTGCGCTCTCGCCGGAGGTGCGTCGCGAACAGGCCCGGCGCTTTCGCGAAGGCGAGGCGGACATCATGGTCGCCACCGATGCAGTCGGCATGGGCCTCAACCTGCCGGCGCATACGCTGTGCTTCTATACGGACGAAAAGTTCGACGGCATCCAGAATCGTCAGCTCAAGGTACAGGAGGTCAAGCAGATCGGCGGTCGGGCCGGGCGTTTCGGCCACCACGACAGCGGCGAGATCACCGCGCTCGATCCGCAGACGCTCAAGTCCATCCGCCGCCTGTTCAACAGCCCGGATGCGCCGGTGGACCTGAGTCAGTTCCAGGTGCGCCCGTCCATCGATCACCTCTCCGCCATTTCCGAACTGATGGGCGAGCCGAGCCTGCTGCGCGCCTGGCTGACCTTCAACCGCAATATCAACTACGGAGAGGCCTTCATCTCGATATTGCCGGACGAACTGGCCGAATGGATCGAGCTGATCGACGATCCGAAGATTCCGCTCTGGCTGCGCTGGACGTTCGCCTGCACGCCGATCCGTGGCGGCTTCGACAGCCCGGCCAGTCAGCATGCCCAACGCTGGATCAAGCGGGTCGCCGAAGGCCATGCCATTCCGATGCCCAAGCTGCTGCTTGGTGCCGATCTGGCCGGTCTG